A window from bacterium encodes these proteins:
- a CDS encoding FAD-dependent oxidoreductase produces the protein MKKPETTIPKPIELMTESKMPLSPVSIATMEHRNTGLCRTQRPVFVECVPACQSACPTASDVESWIRLLQAGKTAEAYEAATVENPFPAITGRVCTHPCTTACNRGKLGGAVNIKSLERTVGDSQAGALPAAQPFFKASGRKIAVVGSGPAGLACAYHSRRMGHDVIVFEGAERAGGMLRYGLPSFRLPKEILDREIARLASMGVEVKTSKPVPDATHMQSLRQEYNAVYIAIGSLRAKTLGLGEEHVSGVIPGLSFLKGVSEGHKPKLGKKVVVVGGCNTSIDAARTALRLGAEVTVIFAGPRDSMSAFAESIDAALEEGVKIEEMTEAVKVLTAQGRASAVACRKDASEIEFAADTVIAAPGERIDTSIIPSSLHVQGGSLIVDETGRTEWLNVFAGGDFTGGPHSVVHALAAGKRTAIAIDCLLRGEGGVGSIEGCSIEGSGPALISRYVEKRLGSSPARKTIGAAVLRDKVVRFEDLNSAYFADSAPFAAPRRNAKASVADEPFAEIEGPLDAKSMAAELARCFHCGRCTECGNCYIYCPDLSIAKRDGGYDLDLHHCKGCGICKTECPRAAIEMASEEKKA, from the coding sequence ATGAAAAAGCCGGAAACAACCATACCGAAGCCGATCGAGCTCATGACCGAGAGCAAGATGCCTCTCTCCCCGGTCTCCATCGCCACGATGGAGCATAGGAACACGGGCCTGTGCAGGACGCAGAGGCCTGTGTTCGTGGAATGCGTCCCCGCCTGCCAGAGCGCATGCCCCACGGCGAGCGACGTGGAGTCGTGGATCAGATTGCTTCAGGCCGGAAAGACGGCCGAGGCCTATGAGGCGGCGACCGTCGAGAACCCCTTCCCCGCCATCACCGGACGCGTCTGCACGCACCCGTGCACAACGGCCTGCAACCGGGGCAAACTGGGCGGGGCGGTGAACATAAAGTCGCTCGAGCGCACGGTCGGGGACTCGCAGGCAGGAGCCCTCCCCGCGGCGCAGCCCTTCTTCAAGGCCTCGGGCAGAAAGATCGCGGTCGTGGGCTCAGGACCCGCAGGGCTCGCCTGCGCATACCACTCGCGCAGGATGGGCCACGACGTGATCGTCTTCGAGGGCGCGGAGCGGGCCGGCGGAATGCTCCGCTACGGCCTCCCATCCTTCCGCCTGCCCAAGGAGATCCTCGACCGCGAGATCGCAAGGCTCGCCTCGATGGGCGTGGAGGTAAAGACCTCGAAGCCGGTGCCGGACGCGACTCACATGCAGTCGCTCCGCCAGGAATACAATGCGGTCTACATAGCCATCGGCTCGCTGCGCGCCAAGACGCTCGGACTCGGAGAAGAACACGTCTCCGGCGTAATCCCCGGGCTCTCATTCCTCAAGGGGGTGAGCGAAGGACATAAACCCAAGCTCGGCAAGAAAGTCGTGGTCGTCGGCGGCTGCAACACCTCCATCGACGCCGCGCGCACGGCGCTCCGGCTCGGCGCCGAGGTCACGGTGATCTTCGCGGGCCCGCGCGATTCCATGAGCGCGTTCGCAGAATCGATAGACGCGGCCCTCGAAGAGGGAGTGAAGATCGAGGAGATGACGGAAGCGGTGAAGGTGCTGACCGCCCAGGGCCGCGCGTCGGCAGTCGCCTGCCGGAAGGATGCCTCTGAGATCGAGTTTGCGGCGGACACGGTCATCGCAGCGCCGGGCGAAAGGATCGACACCTCGATAATACCCTCCTCCCTGCACGTGCAGGGGGGGTCGCTGATAGTGGACGAGACCGGCCGCACCGAATGGCTCAACGTCTTCGCGGGCGGCGATTTCACAGGCGGCCCGCACTCGGTGGTCCATGCGCTGGCAGCGGGCAAGCGCACCGCGATAGCGATCGACTGCCTCCTCAGGGGCGAGGGAGGGGTAGGATCGATCGAGGGGTGCAGCATTGAAGGCAGCGGCCCGGCCTTGATCTCCAGATACGTCGAGAAGAGGTTGGGCTCGTCGCCTGCACGCAAGACGATAGGCGCCGCCGTGCTCCGCGATAAAGTCGTTCGCTTCGAAGACTTGAACAGCGCCTACTTCGCCGACTCCGCTCCATTTGCCGCGCCCCGGAGGAACGCCAAGGCCTCCGTCGCCGACGAGCCGTTCGCTGAGATCGAAGGCCCGCTGGACGCCAAGTCAATGGCCGCGGAACTCGCCCGCTGCTTCCACTGCGGCCGCTGCACCGAGTGCGGCAACTGCTATATATAC
- a CDS encoding cation diffusion facilitator family transporter has translation MNLKSRSMLVALSVSAALAIAKVVVGLITMSMAVLASALDSLMDIFSMAIGFAAVRTSEKPADDKHQYGHGKAEAIAGLLQATLIAVSASFLIWQSFHRIIDGYHLQDEELGLGMIVVALVVSSWLARKLKRVGECESSTALAASALNYGSDVWTNAGVLVALGLERWAQVKNADPIISILISLYIAISAVRIARDAISQLMDLSLPRDMIRKIDHCVRSYHPRVRGYHRLRTRMVGQEKHIEFHLEVERGLSFEDAHLLTEQIIADIRHAIPNSYVTVHTDPV, from the coding sequence GTGAACCTCAAGTCGCGCAGCATGCTCGTGGCGCTTTCCGTCTCCGCGGCGCTCGCCATAGCGAAGGTGGTCGTGGGGCTCATCACCATGTCCATGGCGGTGCTGGCCTCGGCGCTGGATTCGCTCATGGACATATTCTCCATGGCCATTGGCTTTGCGGCTGTCCGCACCTCTGAAAAGCCTGCGGACGACAAGCACCAGTACGGCCACGGCAAGGCTGAGGCGATAGCGGGCCTTCTTCAGGCAACCCTCATCGCGGTCTCCGCCTCCTTCCTCATCTGGCAGTCCTTCCACCGCATCATCGACGGCTATCATCTCCAGGACGAGGAGCTGGGCCTCGGCATGATAGTGGTGGCGCTGGTGGTGAGCTCCTGGCTGGCGAGGAAGCTAAAGAGGGTCGGTGAGTGCGAGAGTTCGACCGCGCTCGCCGCGAGCGCGCTCAACTACGGCTCCGACGTCTGGACCAACGCCGGCGTGCTCGTGGCACTGGGGCTCGAGAGGTGGGCGCAGGTCAAGAACGCCGACCCTATCATCTCGATCCTCATCTCCCTCTACATCGCGATCTCCGCGGTCCGCATCGCGCGCGACGCGATCTCGCAGCTCATGGACCTCTCCCTTCCCAGGGACATGATCCGCAAGATCGACCACTGCGTGCGCTCGTACCATCCCAGGGTGCGCGGCTATCACAGGCTCCGCACGCGCATGGTCGGCCAGGAGAAGCACATCGAGTTTCACCTGGAGGTCGAGCGCGGCCTCTCCTTCGAGGACGCGCACCTGCTCACGGAACAGATCATCGCCGACATCAGACACGCCATCCCCAACTCGTACGTCACGGTGCACACGGACCCGGTCTAG
- the recR gene encoding recombination mediator RecR, which yields MTPIDRLIHELAKLPGIGERTAQRLAFFILRQPKEYSEALAGALSDVKEKVRLCSECQNLTEHDPCGICSDPRRIRETICVVEEPSDVMAVERTHSFRGRYHILHGALSPLDGIGPEDLKIADLIRRLESGGVSEVIVATNASVEGEATALYISRLIKPTGIRVTRLASGIPVGGDLEYIDASTLTRALEERREI from the coding sequence ATGACTCCAATCGACAGGCTGATACACGAGCTGGCGAAGCTGCCCGGCATAGGCGAGCGCACCGCTCAAAGGCTGGCGTTCTTCATACTGCGCCAGCCGAAGGAATATTCCGAAGCGCTCGCAGGCGCGCTCTCGGACGTCAAAGAGAAGGTCCGCCTCTGCTCGGAATGCCAGAACCTCACCGAACACGACCCATGCGGGATCTGCAGCGACCCACGCCGCATCCGGGAGACGATCTGCGTGGTCGAGGAACCCTCTGATGTGATGGCGGTGGAGCGCACGCACTCCTTCCGCGGCCGCTACCACATTCTGCACGGCGCGCTCTCGCCGCTGGACGGCATCGGCCCCGAAGACCTCAAGATCGCGGACCTCATCCGCAGGCTGGAGTCAGGCGGCGTCTCCGAAGTCATCGTGGCCACCAACGCCTCGGTCGAAGGAGAAGCGACCGCGCTCTACATATCGCGCCTCATCAAGCCCACGGGCATCAGGGTCACAAGGCTCGCCTCAGGCATCCCGGTCGGCGGCGACCTTGAATACATCGACGCCTCCACCCTCACCCGGGCGCTGGAGGAGCGTAGGGAGATCTGA
- a CDS encoding YbaB/EbfC family nucleoid-associated protein: protein MDMKSIMKQAQALQAEMAKKQEELAKRTFEASSGGGMVTARVNGKHELIALSIEPSVASAGDVEMLQDLVLAAVNEAFKRATEAAQSELSSMMGGMGGLGGMFG from the coding sequence ATGGACATGAAATCGATAATGAAACAGGCGCAGGCCCTCCAGGCCGAAATGGCGAAGAAACAGGAGGAACTGGCAAAGCGGACGTTCGAGGCCAGCTCGGGCGGAGGCATGGTCACGGCCCGGGTCAACGGAAAGCACGAGCTCATCGCGCTCTCAATCGAGCCCTCCGTGGCGAGCGCGGGCGACGTGGAGATGCTGCAGGACCTGGTGCTGGCGGCGGTCAACGAGGCATTCAAGAGGGCGACGGAGGCGGCGCAGTCCGAGCTCTCCTCGATGATGGGGGGGATGGGCGGGCTCGGGGGCATGTTCGGATGA
- the dnaX gene encoding DNA polymerase III subunit gamma/tau, translated as MSYQVLARKYRPQRFSEVVGQEHITTTLRNALAQGRIHHAYLFTGVRGVGKTTVARILAKALNCKEPRDFEPCGECGPCREITEGRSLDVQEIDGASNTGVDDVREIRERVKYMPSSGRYKIYIIDEVHMLSTPAFNALLKTLEEPPAHAVFIFATTESHKIPATILSRCQRHDFRRIPSVLIASTLSKIASQESVSIEEDALRLIAREATGSLRDAQSLFDQAIAYSGKEISSNSIKGMLGFLDRALLFGTVEAALEKDAKRALAALDEVFATGADLVRFSGDILEVLRHLLVLSECGKEKMNLDLTSDEADALKKLAARTEATELHQIFSIWYNVSEQVSHSPFPKMLLEVGLMRLTRVGPSQQISEIVAKLDALLEGEGKPTPMPTKIETKEPEAADPHAANLAFEPVDVEGERRWQEFMRWLVTEKPQAAAILDQGSLESLTQDTAKVRFDNRHLADMQAEEERRTAVESLLARFFKRPMRLVLNQDAPQEKAGEKPGRAQKNKDLVKEALSDDIVRQAADILGAKLHDVKTSAK; from the coding sequence ATGAGCTACCAAGTATTGGCGAGAAAATATCGCCCCCAAAGATTCTCCGAGGTGGTGGGACAGGAACACATCACCACCACGCTCCGAAATGCGCTCGCCCAGGGCAGGATCCATCACGCTTACCTGTTCACCGGGGTGCGCGGCGTGGGCAAGACCACGGTGGCGCGAATACTCGCCAAGGCGCTCAACTGCAAGGAGCCCAGGGACTTCGAGCCCTGCGGGGAATGCGGCCCCTGCCGCGAGATAACCGAGGGCAGGTCGCTCGACGTGCAGGAGATCGACGGCGCCTCCAACACAGGGGTCGACGACGTGCGCGAGATCCGCGAGCGGGTGAAGTACATGCCCTCCTCCGGCCGCTACAAGATCTACATCATCGACGAAGTCCACATGCTATCCACGCCGGCGTTCAACGCGCTGCTCAAAACGCTGGAGGAACCGCCGGCGCACGCGGTCTTCATATTCGCGACCACCGAATCCCACAAGATTCCGGCCACGATCCTCTCCCGCTGCCAGAGGCATGACTTCAGGCGCATACCCTCCGTGCTGATCGCATCGACGCTCTCGAAGATCGCGAGTCAGGAGTCCGTATCCATAGAGGAGGACGCGCTGAGGCTCATCGCGCGGGAGGCGACCGGAAGCCTGCGCGACGCGCAGTCGCTCTTCGACCAGGCGATCGCGTACTCCGGAAAAGAGATAAGTTCGAACTCGATAAAGGGCATGCTGGGATTCCTCGACAGGGCGCTGCTCTTCGGCACGGTCGAGGCGGCGCTCGAAAAGGACGCGAAGCGCGCGCTAGCGGCGCTCGACGAGGTCTTCGCGACCGGCGCGGACCTCGTCCGCTTCTCGGGTGACATACTCGAGGTGTTGAGGCACCTGCTCGTGCTCTCCGAGTGCGGGAAGGAGAAGATGAACCTCGACCTCACCTCCGACGAGGCCGATGCCCTGAAGAAGCTCGCGGCGCGCACGGAGGCGACCGAGCTGCACCAGATATTCTCCATCTGGTACAACGTCTCGGAGCAGGTCTCGCATTCGCCCTTCCCGAAGATGCTCCTGGAGGTGGGGCTGATGAGGCTCACCCGCGTGGGTCCCTCGCAGCAGATAAGCGAGATCGTGGCGAAGCTCGACGCCCTGCTGGAGGGCGAGGGCAAGCCAACGCCGATGCCCACGAAGATTGAGACGAAGGAGCCGGAGGCCGCAGATCCGCACGCGGCGAACCTCGCCTTCGAGCCCGTGGACGTGGAGGGCGAGCGCCGCTGGCAGGAGTTCATGCGATGGCTCGTGACCGAGAAACCTCAGGCCGCAGCCATCCTCGATCAGGGGTCGCTTGAATCGCTGACGCAGGACACGGCGAAGGTGAGGTTCGACAACCGCCATCTCGCCGACATGCAAGCCGAGGAGGAGAGGCGCACCGCGGTCGAGTCCCTGCTGGCGAGATTCTTCAAGAGGCCGATGAGGCTCGTCCTGAATCAGGATGCACCACAGGAGAAAGCGGGTGAGAAACCCGGCCGCGCGCAGAAGAACAAGGACTTGGTGAAAGAGGCGCTCAGCGACGACATCGTGCGCCAGGCTGCCGACATACTCGGAGCGAAACTGCACGACGTGAAGACCAGCGCAAAGTGA
- a CDS encoding peptide chain release factor-like protein, with translation MPVSPKKQTLLAKRMRDLGIREADIIEHFIRSSGKGGQHVNKTSTCVVLRHPPTGMEVRCQTERSQAINRHLARVRLMEKIERMMIGRKSAEEQRRWKVKKQKRRRSRRAKEKVLELKHRQSEKKRQRKPPSFDE, from the coding sequence ATGCCCGTCTCCCCGAAGAAGCAGACCCTGCTGGCAAAGCGGATGCGTGATCTCGGCATACGGGAGGCCGACATCATCGAGCATTTCATCCGCTCGTCGGGAAAGGGCGGCCAGCACGTCAACAAGACGTCGACATGCGTCGTACTCCGCCATCCGCCCACCGGCATGGAAGTCCGCTGCCAGACCGAACGCAGCCAGGCGATAAACCGCCACCTCGCGCGCGTGCGGCTCATGGAGAAGATAGAGCGGATGATGATTGGCAGGAAGAGCGCGGAGGAGCAGCGCCGATGGAAGGTGAAAAAACAGAAACGCCGCAGGTCCAGACGCGCGAAAGAGAAGGTCCTGGAGCTGAAGCACAGGCAGTCCGAGAAGAAACGCCAGAGGAAGCCCCCCTCCTTCGACGAATGA
- the tadA gene encoding tRNA adenosine(34) deaminase TadA, whose translation MRKTANTDESWMREALKEAQKAGRKAEVPIGAVAVKNGKIVGRAHNVREQTQNPLGHAELLLVGKLSKKLKSWRLDDITIYVTCEPCLMCAGAMLQARIPRVVYGCADPKAGAMGTLYDVSHDPRLNHSMEVKSGVLEPDCRKALNDFFRALRGKKS comes from the coding sequence ATGCGAAAGACGGCAAACACAGACGAATCGTGGATGCGCGAGGCGCTGAAAGAAGCGCAAAAGGCGGGCCGAAAAGCAGAGGTCCCCATCGGCGCCGTCGCCGTAAAAAACGGAAAGATCGTGGGCCGCGCGCACAACGTGCGCGAACAGACCCAGAATCCGCTCGGCCACGCCGAACTTTTGCTCGTGGGAAAGCTCTCGAAGAAGCTCAAGAGCTGGCGGCTGGACGACATCACGATCTACGTCACCTGCGAGCCGTGCCTCATGTGCGCCGGAGCGATGCTGCAGGCCCGGATCCCCCGGGTGGTCTACGGATGCGCAGACCCCAAGGCAGGGGCCATGGGCACGCTCTACGACGTGTCGCACGACCCCAGGCTAAATCACTCCATGGAGGTGAAATCAGGGGTGTTGGAACCGGACTGCAGAAAGGCGCTCAACGATTTTTTCAGGGCGCTCAGGGGTAAAAAGTCTTGA
- a CDS encoding ParB N-terminal domain-containing protein, producing MLLQYLSISEINVADSSYRITFAPELEALSRSIRAVGIIQPINVRHTPDHTYQVVTGYKRVLVMQELGRQTVPALVHEPGDMSPTQAFMWSLHDNSATRELNLIEKSIALAKLNQFCQVSEEDMVKRFLPLFSLDPSYKTLHQLMSLGDLTEPLKNYVVSNDLALSSASRIAEFSPSTQQELLPVITQVRPSANKLGELLTLIREIAARDGLTVEEILQRYQFMQVVADRATSAAEKVKQLRQALRGIKLPQLTERQNQIASLIQDIDLPDSAKIVHDPYFEDEKIKLECHFSTPEEIDQLARKIQEAFQKQHWHQIFDWYRA from the coding sequence ATGTTACTACAATATCTATCCATCTCAGAGATAAACGTCGCAGATTCGAGCTACAGGATCACGTTCGCGCCTGAGCTGGAGGCGCTTTCCCGCTCGATCAGGGCGGTCGGCATCATCCAGCCGATCAACGTGCGCCACACGCCCGACCACACCTACCAGGTGGTGACCGGTTACAAACGCGTCCTGGTCATGCAGGAGCTGGGCCGTCAGACTGTTCCGGCGCTCGTGCATGAGCCCGGCGATATGTCGCCCACCCAGGCGTTCATGTGGAGCCTGCACGACAATTCCGCCACCAGGGAGCTCAACCTCATCGAGAAGAGCATCGCTCTCGCGAAGCTCAACCAGTTCTGCCAGGTCTCCGAAGAGGACATGGTCAAGCGCTTTCTGCCGCTCTTCAGCCTCGACCCGAGCTACAAGACCCTGCATCAGCTCATGTCTCTGGGCGATCTGACCGAGCCGCTCAAGAACTACGTCGTCTCGAACGACCTCGCGCTTTCCTCCGCGAGCCGCATAGCGGAGTTCAGCCCTTCGACGCAGCAGGAGCTCCTGCCGGTCATCACGCAGGTCAGGCCTTCGGCCAACAAACTGGGCGAGTTGCTCACGCTCATCCGCGAGATCGCGGCGCGGGACGGCCTCACCGTCGAGGAGATCCTGCAGCGCTATCAGTTCATGCAGGTCGTGGCCGACAGGGCCACGTCGGCCGCCGAAAAGGTGAAGCAGCTGAGGCAGGCACTGCGCGGCATCAAGCTGCCGCAGCTGACCGAGCGCCAGAACCAGATCGCGAGCCTCATTCAGGATATCGATCTTCCGGACTCGGCCAAGATCGTTCACGATCCTTACTTCGAGGACGAGAAGATCAAGCTCGAGTGCCACTTCTCCACCCCCGAGGAGATCGATCAACTGGCCAGAAAGATCCAGGAGGCCTTCCAGAAGCAGCATTGGCACCAGATCTTCGATTGGTACAGGGCCTGA
- a CDS encoding type III pantothenate kinase, which yields MLIAIDIGNSRASVGLFAGKRLLKRGFIDYSTRPSAGAIGRRMRSFAGAGASAACIASVVPRLTPIFAEACLKLIGAKPHIITPYNAGITIKGYKRSQLGVDRLLAAAAAYARHRRALIVIDAGTAMTIDLVTARGEFAGGAIFPGIDSSARSLAKIAARLSYVKPSPARRIVAKNTRDAIRAGMFHGYAGLIDHIVRRMSAESHTRPLVVVTGGDAALVKLACPIVRHLHPNLVLEGLAIVSKGMR from the coding sequence ATGCTCATTGCGATCGACATAGGTAACTCGCGCGCATCCGTAGGGCTGTTCGCAGGGAAAAGGCTCCTAAAGAGGGGTTTTATCGATTATTCTACAAGGCCCTCTGCAGGGGCGATCGGCCGCAGGATGCGATCTTTTGCAGGCGCTGGAGCGAGCGCCGCATGCATCGCGAGCGTGGTTCCGAGGCTCACCCCGATCTTCGCTGAGGCATGCTTGAAACTCATCGGCGCAAAACCACACATCATCACGCCTTACAATGCGGGCATCACCATCAAGGGATACAAGAGGAGCCAGCTCGGCGTCGACAGACTGCTCGCAGCCGCCGCTGCATACGCAAGGCACAGGCGCGCGCTCATCGTGATCGACGCAGGGACCGCGATGACCATAGACCTCGTGACAGCACGGGGCGAGTTCGCGGGCGGCGCGATCTTCCCTGGCATCGATTCCTCTGCGCGCAGCCTGGCCAAAATCGCCGCCAGGCTCTCATACGTGAAACCCTCCCCTGCCCGCCGCATAGTGGCAAAAAACACCCGCGATGCTATTCGCGCCGGCATGTTCCACGGTTACGCGGGCCTGATCGATCACATCGTGCGCAGAATGTCGGCCGAGTCGCACACTAGGCCGCTGGTGGTCGTCACCGGCGGTGACGCCGCGCTCGTCAAACTCGCCTGCCCCATCGTCAGACATTTGCATCCCAATCTCGTGCTCGAAGGGCTCGCGATCGTTTCCAAGGGGATGCGTTGA
- a CDS encoding DUF362 domain-containing protein, with the protein MGVANKKSKVYMLPWARRKELTKFLAASRALDCVHEDDRCAVKMHFGEEGNDGYIRPELVKPVLEMIKKRKARPFLTDTCTIYHGPRNNAIGHLGVAADHGFTIESMGAPVIIADGLRGTDYQDIKVNGVHFSKVKIASGICEADSIVVLSHFKGHQLTGFGGAIKNLGMGCGARIGKFEMHSCATPAYEEADCIACGACAEVCAHGAATVENKKASINLKLCVGCGECVVACPTGALSITWSEGAAQVQERMVEYAMGAATDKRLSFVNFLNHITPNCDCLSRGERLMVPDIGILVSADPVAIDQASFDLVLKSGGDVFEDAHPGVDGRIQLARAAEMGLGSREYELVQI; encoded by the coding sequence ATGGGCGTAGCCAACAAAAAATCCAAGGTCTACATGCTGCCGTGGGCGAGGAGGAAGGAGCTCACGAAGTTCCTCGCTGCCAGCCGCGCACTCGATTGCGTGCACGAGGACGACCGGTGCGCGGTCAAGATGCACTTCGGCGAAGAGGGCAACGACGGCTACATCCGGCCCGAGTTAGTGAAGCCGGTGCTCGAGATGATCAAAAAGAGGAAGGCCAGACCCTTTCTCACGGACACCTGCACGATCTACCACGGCCCGCGCAACAACGCGATCGGCCACCTCGGGGTCGCGGCCGACCACGGATTCACCATCGAGTCCATGGGCGCGCCGGTGATAATCGCGGACGGCCTGCGGGGGACCGATTATCAAGACATCAAGGTGAACGGCGTCCACTTCTCCAAGGTCAAGATAGCAAGCGGAATCTGCGAGGCGGACTCGATCGTCGTGCTCTCCCATTTCAAGGGGCACCAGCTCACAGGCTTCGGCGGCGCGATCAAGAACCTCGGCATGGGGTGCGGCGCGCGCATAGGCAAGTTCGAGATGCACTCATGCGCTACGCCCGCATACGAGGAAGCGGACTGCATAGCGTGCGGAGCATGCGCAGAAGTGTGCGCGCACGGTGCAGCGACCGTGGAAAACAAGAAGGCCTCCATAAATCTTAAGCTGTGCGTGGGATGCGGCGAATGCGTGGTCGCTTGCCCCACCGGCGCGCTCTCGATCACCTGGAGCGAGGGGGCAGCGCAGGTACAGGAGCGCATGGTCGAGTACGCGATGGGCGCTGCGACCGACAAGAGGCTCTCGTTCGTCAACTTCCTCAACCACATCACGCCGAACTGCGACTGTCTGAGCAGGGGCGAGAGGCTCATGGTCCCTGACATAGGGATACTGGTCTCCGCCGATCCGGTGGCCATAGACCAGGCCTCGTTCGACCTTGTCCTCAAGTCGGGCGGCGACGTCTTCGAGGATGCCCACCCGGGCGTGGACGGCAGGATACAACTGGCCAGGGCGGCTGAAATGGGCCTCGGCAGCCGCGAATACGAGCTGGTCCAAATCTAG
- the ald gene encoding alanine dehydrogenase: MIIGVPKEIKTKESRVAVTAKGVKELAAAGHTVYVERNAGILSGISDEQYVKAGAKIENNAETIWKNAEMIVKVKEPLETEYKYFRSDLNIFTYLHLASVPKLVDALCEYKTLSIGYETVETDDRKLPLLSPMSEVAGRIATQIGTYLLHRNHGGKGLLLGGVTGTRRGTVVVVGGGIVGHNAADVAFGLRAETVVLDISDQKLHEIEKQYNGKMKAVKSNPDSIAEWTAKADLLVGAVLIAGDRAPHLVTEQMVATMQPGSAIVDVAIDQGGCIETVRATSHDDPTYLKHGVIHYAVPNMPALTPHTSTEALTTATLPYVLNLANKGVEKALASDHVLAKGLQTKGGKVTLPVLKKLFPQWA; encoded by the coding sequence ATGATCATCGGCGTTCCGAAGGAAATAAAGACCAAGGAGTCCCGCGTAGCAGTCACCGCCAAGGGCGTGAAGGAGCTCGCCGCCGCAGGCCACACAGTCTACGTGGAGCGCAACGCAGGCATCCTTTCCGGAATCTCGGACGAGCAGTACGTCAAGGCCGGCGCAAAGATCGAAAACAACGCTGAGACGATCTGGAAGAACGCGGAGATGATCGTCAAGGTCAAGGAGCCGCTCGAGACCGAATACAAGTATTTCCGCTCCGACCTCAACATCTTCACATACCTGCACCTGGCCAGCGTGCCCAAGCTCGTGGACGCGCTGTGCGAGTACAAGACCCTATCCATCGGCTATGAGACGGTCGAGACCGACGACCGTAAACTCCCGCTGCTCTCCCCGATGAGCGAGGTCGCGGGCCGAATCGCCACGCAGATCGGGACATACCTCCTGCACCGCAACCACGGCGGCAAAGGACTGCTGCTCGGCGGCGTGACAGGCACCAGGCGCGGCACGGTGGTCGTGGTCGGCGGCGGAATCGTGGGCCACAACGCGGCCGACGTGGCCTTCGGGCTCAGGGCCGAGACCGTGGTGCTGGACATCAGCGACCAGAAGCTCCACGAGATCGAGAAACAGTACAACGGAAAGATGAAGGCGGTGAAATCCAACCCAGACTCGATAGCGGAATGGACAGCTAAGGCAGACCTCCTCGTCGGCGCAGTGCTCATCGCCGGCGACCGAGCGCCGCACCTGGTGACCGAGCAGATGGTGGCGACCATGCAGCCCGGCTCCGCGATCGTCGACGTCGCGATCGACCAGGGCGGATGCATCGAGACCGTCCGCGCGACGAGCCACGACGATCCCACCTACCTCAAGCACGGCGTGATCCACTACGCGGTGCCGAACATGCCGGCGCTCACGCCGCACACCTCCACAGAGGCGCTGACCACGGCCACGCTCCCGTATGTTCTCAATCTCGCGAACAAGGGCGTGGAGAAGGCGCTGGCATCCGACCACGTGCTCGCGAAGGGGCTTCAGACAAAGGGCGGCAAGGTGACGCTGCCGGTGCTCAAGAAACTGTTCCCGCAATGGGCGTAG